One Pradoshia eiseniae genomic window, ACAAGAAAGACTTTTGAATTTCATCTAAGGTTTTGAGCAAGGATAGTAACATTCGTGCATTAGCACTAGGAGGCAACACACATGGAACAAGGTACAGTAAAATGGTTTAACGCAGAAAAAGGTTTTGGATTTATCGAACGTGAAGCAGGAGATGATGTATTCGTACATTTCTCATCAATCCAAACTGACGGCTACAAATCTTTAGATGAAGGTCAAAAGGTTACTTTTGATATCGAACAAGGCGCTCGCGGACCGCAAGCATCTAACGTCCAAAAAGGTTAATAGGCAATTTTCAAGAGACCCTGATTTTTATCAGGGTCTCTTTTTTTCGAGAAAAAAGATTGGCAATCGAATCTCACTCTTAAAAAATAACCACTCGTACAAGGGATTCATATCCTTTATGGTGAATTTATTAGGAGCGGGATATATGAAGAATTATACATAAGAACAGTGAGAAGAATCATAAGTTGAATGACGTCCTTGAGGACGGTTACAAACCTTTAGGAAGCTAACTTTATAAATTATGGGCCAAATATGCTGGAAAGTTTATCTCCATTGTCGATTTTGATGTTCCTTATTCGTTGTATTTATACAGAGGCCGAGTACGAATGGTCTTTAAAAAAATCTGACTTAATATTAGGAGGAAAATTTATGCTATTTATGCTGATTGTCAAAGCCTCACGCAATTCAGAAGGTGGAAATCTCCCAAGTTCTGAGCTCAATGAAGCCATGAGTAAGTTCAATGAGGAATTAGTTAAGGCTGGTGTACGGGTTGCAGCTAAGGGACTTTATCCAAGTTCAAATGGGATTCGCATCTCGTTTCCGAAACCAGGGGAAAAGCCAGTCGTTACAGATGGCCCCTTTACGGAAACGAAAGAATTGATTGCTGGATTCATTTTGATTGATGTGAAATCGAGGGAGGAAGCTATCGAATGGGCTATGCGCATGCCGGACCCACAGGGATATGGAGAAGGTCAGATTGAGCTGCGTCAAGTAATTGAGGACCCGGTTTTATTTGCAAAAGAATCAGCTAAATTGCGCGAGAAAGCAAAGAAAGAGATACGATAGTGACAAGGTATGAAACCCATCGTACTATTGAAGGAATCTGGATCGTCGAATCGGCAAAAATCATAGCGAGGGTTGCCCGGATTGTTCAAGACATCGGTATTGCAGAGGATTTGTCGCAAGAGGCGTTGGTCATTGCGCTTGAAAAATGGCCGGTGTCAGGTATACCGGAAAAACCGGGAGCTTGGCTCATGACAGTTGCCAAAAGACGAGCAATTGATTTTCTGAGGAGAAATCAATTACGTGATCAAAAATATGAGGAAATCAGTCGCAACATGAAATTCAATATAGATTCGGAGTATGATTTCGTTGACGAGGAAATCAATGACGATCTTCTGCGACTCATCTTCACCACTTGTCATCCGGCGCTTTCCAGGGAAGCTCGGGTCGCTCTAACGCTTAAACTGCTTTGCGGATTAAAGACAGATGAAATAGCGGAAGCTTATCTTACATCGGAATCAACCATTGCGCAACGAATCGTCAGAGCAAAGCGTACACTTTCTGCTTCAAACGTAACTTTTGAAGTTCCATGTGGACTTGAACTTTCACATCGATTGTCAACAGTTCTTGAAGTGATTTATCTCATGTTTAATGAAGGGTATGTTCCAAGTAGCGGGCAGAACTGGATTCGTCCAACGCTGTGCAATGAAGCCATTCGCCTTGGACGGATTCTGGCGGAACTTCTGCCTGAGGAACCGGAAGTACACGGCCTAATTGCTCTCATGGAAATACAGGCATCACGTTTCAAAGCACGCATTGATTCATCGGGAGAGCCGATATTGCTTCAGGATCAGAATCGTGCTCTTTGGGATAATCTTTTGATTCACCGCGGCTTTTCGGCGCTTAAACGGATTGAGCAAATCGGCGGTCCTTATGGTCCGTATTCACTGCAAGCATCTATTGCTGCTTGTCACGCCAAGGCACCAACGGCAGCAGATACGGATTGGCAAGAAATATCAGCACTATATGATGTCCTTTCCCAGGTGTCACCATCTCCCATCGTGGAATTGAACCGTGCTGTTGCTTATTCCATGGCTTATGGGCCGGCCGCCGGGTTAAAGATTGTGGATATATTGAAAGATGAACCAGCCTTGAAAAAGTATCACTTGTTGCCGGCGGTTCGAGGCGACTTGCTCGCTAAGCTGAAGAGACATGAGGAAGCGAGTGCTGAATTCAGGCGTGCAGCATCACTTACAGAGAATGAACAAGAGCGTGCCCTTCTTCTAAAACGATCAACTAATTGAATTTAAGTCGCACTATTTATGCTCTATAGAAAGCCTAATTTCTTTACAATTAATTGTAGTTGCGAAATTAGGCTTTTTAGTAGTGGCTTATGCTTAAGGTTGTAACCGCAAGCATCTAACCTCCAAAAAGGTTAATAGGCAATTTTCAAGAGATCCTGATTTCTTTCAGGTTCTCTTTTTTAATGAGTCGTGACCTTAAAAACAAAACTCCTAAGGAAAGCAAGGTGGTTTCGCTGTGATGTGCTTTTTGGAGGTCATTAATGATCTTAGCTGACTCAAGGAACTACACAAAATGAATTCATTATCCGAGAAGGTTCTTTGTAATGGGGAATCTTTTTAATTCAGTGGAATACAACTTGAGCCACAAGTTTAATTAAATGGAAAAGATTGCATATTTAAATCAATTGTATATAATGTATATATACAATATTGTAAATGAGGTCATTGAATGCGCATCATCATCTCAAATCAATCGAGAGAACCGATTTATGAACAGATCGCTGCTCAAATAAAGAAACAAGTTTTGACTAATGAGCTTCCAGCAGGGGAACCGCTGCCTTCTATGCGACAGCTGGCAAAAGACTTAGGCGTAAGCGTCATCACGACAAAAAGGGCTTATGAAGAACTGGAGAAACGAGGCTACATCTATTCAGTCGTCGGAAAAGGCTCCTTTGTATCTGAGCAAAATAAAGAAATGATTCTTGAACGGAAAATGACTGTGATTGAAGAGCAGTTAAGGGCAGCCATTCAAAACAGCAAAGAAATTGGAATCAGTTTATCTGAATTAGAGGAGCTACTAAGAATGTTATATGAGGGGGAGGCATAATTGAAAAACGTAATTGAGCTGAAGCAGGTAAATAAGGCGTTTAATGGGTTTCAATTAAAAGACGTAACAATATCGGTTAAAAAGGGCTACGTGACAGGTTTTATTGGTGGTAATGGAGTTGGAAAGTCAACAACGATTAAGCTGATCATGAACTTATTGCAGCCAGATAGCGGGACGGTGTCGCTTTTTGGGCTGGATTACAAAAAACATGAAAAGGAGATTAAGCAGAGAATCGGATTTGTGTTCGACCAGAACATATTTTATGAGCATCTTACTTTATTAGAAATGAAGAGCCTGCTTAAATCTGCCTATGCCAGCTGGGATGATTCCTTGTTTAATCACTATGCAGATATGTTTGAATTGCCTTTGAGGAAGCGGTTAAAGACTTTTTCTAAAGGAATGATGATGAAAGCTTCCCTGACATTCGCTCTATCACACCATGCTGAGTTAATCATCATGGATGAGCCAACTTCTGGTCTTGACCCAATATTCCGCCGTGAACTGCTGGATCTACTTCATGACATCATGCAAGATGGAAACAGGACGATCTTTTTTTCTACCCATATCACGACAGACTTAGAGCGGATTGCCGATTACATCACCTTCATGCATGATGGGCAGCATGTCTTTACGAAAGAGTTTTACAAAATTGAAGAGGAATATGCGATTGTAAAAGGTACTTTAGACTTGCTGGACCGTGATACGGAGAAAGAGTTTATCGGTATACAGAAGTCCAGGCATGGATTTGAAGCATTAGCCTCTCAAAAAAATCGCATCGAAACCTTATTTGGTGATACGGTTTTGGTGGAGAAACCGACCCTAGAGGATATAATGCTATATACAAAGAAGGGGAGTAGAACTCATGCTGAGATTAGTTTATAAAGATATTCGCCTGCAGCGAAATACGATGCTGATTATGCTGCCATTCTTGTTCCTTTTTTTATATGAAGAAACTTCCATTATCTATGTCAGTATTTTATTTTGTATAGCCCTTATCATGAATGCCTTTGCCGTCGACGAAAAAGCGTCAATTAATTTACTGCTGAATTCCCTTCCATATACCCGAAAAGAAATTGTTATATCCAAATACATCAGTGCATGCTTGTTTACGGCTATTGTCCTGATGACGATTATGATGGGCAGTTGGATAATCCATGGAGAAAGCATTCCATTGATTCAATTAGTGCTGATATCGTCATTTGTTGTGATTTTTATTGCTGCAGCCTTTCCTTTATCATATCTGCTAAACAGTCAATATCTATTAATTGCAGGTATTATAACATTCGTAGTCTATCTGTTCATTGCTAATATGTTTATCCCAGATTTAAATGACCGGATAAGGAACTTGACGCAATCTATCCTTTCCTATGATCATACACAATTATATATATACGTATTATTGGTATCCGGAATTCTCTCTATTCTATCTTTCTTGATTTCTATGCGCATATATAGCAGGAAAGTGTTTTAATTAGTTTAAGAGGTGTGCTTGTAGAAAAGAGGGGGATAAACATTGAATTATCTATATAGCGAAAAAGAGAGAAACCAAGTCATAACGAATTTTATGAAGGACGGGAGAGTCATCCACATCCCTTCCAAGGAGAAGAAAAAATACATATTACTGCATGATTTCATCAAGGGATTGGATGAAGAGAGAATGTATACGGAGCATGAAATTAATGCTGAACTGCTAAAGAGATATTCGGTCAGTGATTATGTCGAGCAAAGGCGATATTTGATAACGTTCGGACTGATGAAAAGAACTGCAAATGGGACACAATATTGGCTAAACCCAGCTAATCATCAAAATCATCAGGAATAGACATCCTGATTATACACTCCTGTTAAAGATCATCTTACCAGATGGTCTTTTTATTTTGCCGGTATTGAATAGGCTGCATAGAGAACGACAATAACAAATGGCAAGATAAAATCATACTGGTTATAATATAGTAAAAAAATAGTATCATGAACTCATGTTTATACAATCATGTATAAGATTCAGAAAGGAAATCATTATGAACAATGGACCATCTATAGAATCATACAAAGATAAAGTAGTCGGGTATTATGGAGGGAAATTCCTGCCTTTTCATATTGGTCATTTGAATTGCATTATTGAAGCTGCCTCCATGGTGGATGTGCTGTTTGTGGTTGTTTCATATGATGACGTCTATGATCAATCCTTATGTGAAGGGACAAAGTTTAAGTGGGTACCTAGCAGCACAAGGGAGAGATGGGTTACTGAAGCCGTGAGCGGATTAAGGAATATTAGGGTGCTGACAAAGTATGAACCGCGCATGGATGATTACTTGAATAATGATGAAATTCGAAAGGCTAATGAACGATTACTGGCTGCTATTGGTGGGAGAGTCGACTATGTATTCAGCAGTGAAGAACACTATGATGATTATTTCGAATGCTACTATCCTTCCTCAAAGCATATTGTCATTGATCCAAAACGAGCGTATATAGATATATCGGCAACCGAGATAAGAGAAAAAGGGATTTATGATTCCTGGGAGTACTTACCTAAGTCCATTAAGAAAGACTACACGAAAAGGGTTTGCCTATGCGGAATTGAATCCGTAGGGAAATCGTTCCTGACAAAGCAGCTTGCAGTGTTATACAACACTCAATATGTAAATGAATATGGACGAGACTTTTACGAGGAGATAGGCGGTTGTTTTGATATCGTCAGGCAGTCAGATTTTCTCAAGATTGCTATGGGGCACAATTATCTGATTGAAGAGAAAGTAAAAGGGTCAGATAAGGTTTTATTCATTGACACAGATAATATTTATACACAGTTCTTTTATCTGCAGATGTTTGGCGAAGAAAACCAAACGATTTCCTCTATCATAAATAGCGGAGTAGACGAGATTGACTTATACATCTATATAGAGCCATCCTTACCGCATGAGCTGGATGGCTTTAGGCAAGTTAAAACATTAGACGATAAAGAGCGGGAAAATCAACTGCTGAAGGATCTATATAGGAAATACAATAAAGATATAAAAATCGTTAAGTCAATCAAAGACATAAAAGAGATTAAAGGTTTGATTGATGATTTGTTCAACACATAAGACTAATGATGGCATCCAAAAAAGGATGCCTTTTTTCTTTTTGAAATCCTTATAAACCAATAAATACTCTAAATACGTTTATACTAATGACAGATGTGTATGGAATAAAGAAAATAGATTGTATTTTTAAGCAGGTAAACATAGTTACGATAAATTAGCTGATTGATAAAGGAGTCGTTCATAAATGAGTGAAAAAGCTAAGCCGAATAGACTGATTCATGAGAAATCACCCTATCTGCTTCAGCATGCCCATAATCCCGTTGACTGGTATCCATGGGGTGAAGAGGCATTTGAGAAGGCGAAGCGGGAGAATAAGCCTGTCTTTGTATCGATTGGGTATTCGACTTGTCATTGGTGCCATGTCATGGAAAGGGAAAGCTTTGAAGACAAGGAGATTGCTGCTCTATTGAATGAGCGGTTCGTGTCTATTAAGGTCGATCGGGAGGAGCGGCCAGACATTGATTCGATTTACATGAGTGTATGTCAGGTAATGACTGGTCAGGGTGGTTGGCCGCTCAATGTGTTTCTGACACCTGAGCAGGTTCCTTTCTATGCGGGAACGTACTTCCCTAAGCATAGCCGCTATGGTCTCCCTGGAATGAAGGATGTTGTGCTTCAGCTTTATGATGTGTATTTGAACGATCCGGAGAAAATTGCGCATACAGGTGAGCGGCTTAGTCAGGCGCTCCAATCTCCCCCAGCAGACCAAGAGGCTTTGACGCTTGTCACGATAGATGCGGCTGTCAAACAATTTAAGAGCATGTTTGATGAACAGTATGGCGGTTTTGGAGCGGCGCCAAAATTCCCTACCCCGCATAATCTGATGTTTCTTCTCCGTTATTATCATTTCAGTAAGGATGAGAGGGCCCTTCAGATGGTCGAGAAGACATTGGACGGTTTGCGGCGCGGCGGCATTTATGATCATGTCGGGTTTGGTTTTTCACGGTATTCAACAGATGAGCTATACCTCGTCCCTCATTTCGAGAAGATGCTGTACGATAATGCCATGCTGCTTATGGCTTATACAGAGGCTTATCAGGTGACAAAGGATGAGTCGTATAAGGAAACGGCCGAACAAATCATCACATATGTTTTAAGGGATATGCGTCACCCAGACGGCGGGTTTTATTCTGCAGAGGATGCGGATTCTGAAGGAATAGAAGGGAAGTTCTATGTGTGGGATTACGAGGACGTGCTTGATATTCTAGGGGAAGAGCTAGGTGACCTCTATTGCGCGGTTTATGATATAACGCCTGAAGGAAATTTTGAAGGGGCGTCCATCCCTAATCTCATTCGTGAACCGATTGACTCCTTTGCCAAGCATAATGACTTGAATGCGGATGATGTTAAAAGAGACCTTGAACAAGCGAGGCAAAAGCTGTTTGCTGTCAGGGAGGAACGGGTTCATCCGCATAAGGATGACAAAATCCTGACGGCATGGAATGGCCTTATGATAGCAGGACTCGCCAAGGCAGGACGAGCGTTTAACAACCAAGATGCCATTGAGGCAGCAAAGGATGCCATTCATTTTATTGAGAAGCAATTAATCATCAATAATCGTGTCATGGTTCGCTACCGGGAAGGAGAGGTTAAGCAGGAGGGCTTCATAGATGATTATGCCTACCTTGCTTGGGGGTATTTAGAGTTATACGAAGCAACCGTGGACCCCACGTACCTCGAGCGGGCAAAGAATCTTGCGGCTGATATGATCGACCTTTTTTGGGATGATGAGCAAGGCGGATTTTATTTCTATGGGACGGATAATGAAGAGCTTCTCATACGGCCTAAGGAGTATTATGATGGTGCCCTCCCTTCTGGCAATAGCGTAGCTGCCCTGCAGCTTGTGAGACTTGCGCGGCTAACGGGTGACTATAAGCATGAAGAGAAGGTTGAAGATCTATTCAAGGTGAGCGGGGCAGAGGCAAGCCATTATCCGATGGGACATACGTATATGCTGATGGCTTATTTAACGACCCAGATGAAGATGAAGGAAGCAATCGTGTTTGGCAAGGACTATAAAGAAGACCCTTTCCTAGCTTACCTGCAGCAAGCGTTTCATCCAGAAGTGACCTATTTGGCTGGGGCAGATGCCTCTGAACTGTTGAAAGTAGCTCCTTTCACGGAGGATTATCGTGTAATCGGCAATCAGACCTATTATATATGCGAAAACTTTGTTTGCCATGCACCAGAGACAGACCCAGAAAAAGCGATTGAGCAATTAACAAGTGGCCGGTAATAATACCGGCTTTTTTTGTTTGTAAACATCTTGAAATAATTATAATATTTTGTCACAATTTAGATAGGACATAATCTGAGGATGATAACGATGAAAAAACCGTTACTATGGATCTTTGCATCACTAGCATTAGGAGCAGCCCTATTTCTTGGCGTTATTTGGATTATGGCCTCATTAGATGAGGGAGGCAAAGAGCAAGAGGCTTCCGCAACTGACCGTCATTCAACAAATGAGTCAACGAAAAATGGAAGACAAGAACAGACTGGTTTTATTGGAGGAATCGAGCAGACCATTGAAAATGATTCAATTAAGAAGCTTGATGATGCACTAGAAACTCTACATAAAATGACCCATCAAAAAGTTACCGCAGAAGATAAATGGGGAGCCATTCCGATGACGGAGGCGAATGTCCGCGCAGCGAAGGAGCAAATCTCCCAATTGAATATTCAGGATAAAAGCGATTTGCTACAAATACTCGCTAAATGGGAAAGGGAAGACTTCTCCCAAATAGACCATGACCATAATTATTTCTGGAAAAAGCAAGGCGGCACCATTGGGAAAGCCTATGGCATTATGACAGAAGAACAAGAAAAAGAATTTATTGAGAATAATTTCGGTAAATTTTCTAAAAAGGAATAATGTTTAAACTCCCTATTCTTAAGGAATCTAAAGAGGGAAGGGAGAGAACTTATATGAAAAAGATTACTCGTTTGCTTTACAGTTTTATCTTGATAACAGCAGGAATTCTTCATTTTACGCGAAGGAAGAACTTTGTATTTATCATGCCAAAAATCATTCCATTTCGTTCATTCTTCGTTTTGTTTACTGGAATTTGCGAAATTCTAGCCGGAATTGCCCTCTTTTTTAACCTCTTTAAGAAGCTGGCAGGCACTCTTTTAACCATCTTCATGATTCTTATCTATCCCGTTAATATCTATATGGCTATAAAGAAAAAACCGCTTGGTCCAAACCAAAAAGCATACCCAGCAGCACTATGGCTTCGTCTTCCGCTGCAAATCCCATTGATCATTGGGGCATATCGGTGGAGTTTAGAAGAGAAGAAAAGTACAGAAAAATGATACTACATATATAATAACTTTTTCATAGACAGCATCCCTATGATTCTGCTAAAATGGGTCAAGCCCGATATAGTGGGATAAAGGAGGATATAGCTGTTGTCGAAGCTATCTAAGAAAACGAAAGTAGCTCTTTTGGGAGCGGGATTGTATGTTATTATACCATTAGATTTGATTCCAGATTTTATTGTTGGATTTGGCCAGGTAGATGATCTTGGAGTAGCAACATACTTGCTCAAATGCTTATACGCAGATTTGAAAAAATCAAAAAAAGCGAGAATTCTATAAATGATGTATCCGAGACCAGGCTCATAATAAGCCTGGATTTTTTCTGTGCTTTTACATCGATTAACGATATAAAATAACTATGTTCCAAATCTTCATGGTGACTAAGCATATGGTAGCTAAGTATATAGAAAAACTGAGACTCTTACAAAAGATTTTTAGCTGTAAGAGTAAGACAAACGTAGAGAATCAATCATGTTCTCATACATAGTTCTAATAAAACTATGTTCCAAATCTTCATAGTTATCTATAACCAAAGTCCACAAGGAGAAATTAACAAAAAATGGCTCAAAATCAAGTGTTTTCTCTCAATTAGTTGTATAATTATAGATAAGAATGGAAGGGTTGAGAGAGGGTGACGTCAGTGAGCAGAGGATTTTTATTGAAACAAAAAGCTTTTTTAAAGCTGTATTTGCTGGAAATTGCCGCAAGCCCGAAAGACTATGGTTCTGTTGTACTGGACGATTTGAGAGCAAAGTTTAAGCCATACGGATATTCTCCGTCACATACCGAATTTTACAAAACATATAAAGAATTATATAAACAAGGCTTCGTCAAAAGAAGAAGCGAGATTAAGGGAGACCCTCATGAAAATATTCAAGAGGTGTTCATTTATTATTTAACAGAAAAGGGGAAAGAGGAGTTAGAAGTTTACCGCAAGCTTATGAAGGTGGAACTAGAGCGATCCATCGGTATTTTGCAGACCGCATTGGAAGACCATTATGGACCTGTGAAAAAATAACCTCAGACAAGAAGCAGCCATCCTTATGGATAAGATGGCTGTTTCTTTATATTAAAAAGAATGGAATTAAATACAAATATCAGAAAATAAATATTTTGTTATAATAAAGTTTGATAAAAACAGAGAAAGGATTTAATCGTGTTAAATAAGAAGAATTATGAAAAAGTATAAAAATAATCAGTCCTTGTATTTACTGCTTGCCCATATTTTATTCGTTTTACTCGTATTTCTAACAACGCTTTTATATGGTAGTGCCAGAATGTCCACTTCTCTGCGTCATGAAGCATATAAATTGTTTCCGACCCATATTTGGATAGAGGAAACAATTTATCGGTATAAGGATATCGAGGATTTATCCGAATTGTTGCAGATGATTCCGAAGGACAATGAGTATATCTATCTTTATGACACTGAAGCTAAGAAAAGGGCTTTATATTTTAAAGATTCAACCGTATTGAGCCCACAGTATGCTGACATGGATGAAATGTTAATCCCTTTATTGAACTCGTTACTTAAGCAAATTGACTTAGGAAATGTCTATAATGCCTATATTGACCAGCATATTGATATTCAATTAGCTGAGCACGAGAACTCCATGCATATTCAAATTGGCCACGATGTTGAAACAGATGCTTTTACAGGTAAGATTGTTGCTTTTCGCGACGTCACTAAAAGCCTCTTAGTGGAGTTTAAGAATACATTGGGACAATGTTTTTTAATCTTTGGGCTTTCATGTTCGTTTATCATTCTAAACTATAAACTTATGAAAAAAGTGTATTATTCTCCATTAGAAAAAATGACAGAGCATTATCTAAAAATGTCACGTTTTCATTTAGAACCTTTTACATATGACCAACCGTTCATTCCTGAAGTGCAAAAGACGGTAAACGCGGTTAATAAAACGATGTTGGATTTACAGGATGGGCTCAAAGAATCAAAATCGTTCCTTGATGAAATGGTTCATGAAATTAAAAACCCAGCCCATAATATTAAAAATGAGATAGAACTCATAGATGATATGCTTCCTGAAGCGGATGAAGAAATTAAATCCAGACTTCAATCCGTCATGAATGAAACGACAAATATCACCTCGCTTTTATCTAGCATTAAGATTATTTATGACTTGTATTATCTAGGAGCAGCTCCTCCAGACAGCTGGCTGAATCCTATTGAGAAAATCAAACCAATTTACGAAGAATACAAGGAAAAATACCCTAACCGCCAATTTCATTTCAAATATCATATTAATCCCAATATACATATTTGGATTGATCCAGGTTCAATCGAATTAATGATTAGAAACTTGCTTGATAACGCAATTAAATATTCTAAAGATGGGTCTACAATCTTTATTGGCATTCGCGAGTACAAGGCAGTCAACAAGATCCTTATTGATGTGATTAATTCTGATTCGAGTATTGAATATAGTAATCTAGGGAAAGTCTTCGGAAAATATTATCGAACAAATCAAGCTAAAGCGAAAACAGATGGCATAGGAATTGGACTTTGGCTGGTCCAAAGCATTGCAGAAATTTATAAAGCAAATGTCCACGTACATAGTTCAACAAATACAACTGGATTTGTATTTTCAACCAAGCATTATAAAGAAGTGGTTCAAAAGGATCATCATACTGAGAATAAGGCGATACCTTCATAAGATTCAAATGATTAAAAGCAAAAGCTGGCTTATCTGCCAGCTTTTTTATTTTGCATAAAAATTAGAATAATGTTAATAATAATGAACTGTTATTTTTTTGATATAATGTATATTGTGTTTTTTGATAGCATAAAAGATGAAAAGGTGAAAAGGTGAAGAAATTTACTGATCGGCAGATTAAACCACCCAATTGGAAATTATCACAGCGGTCTTGGATCACGATACCGTATCTATTATTAATCGTGCTTATTGCGAGTACTATTTTTCTTTATGGGTATACCAGAATTGCAATTAACCTAAGGAAGGAAGCTTACGATTTATATCAGACCTACCTTAATGTTGAGCACATTATAAATCAGGATGAAAATCTTACAAGTAAAAAGATAGAAGAACTGTTTTCATTACTTCCAATAGAAAAAGAATATCTATATGTACATAATGAAAACACGAAAGACAAGAGAATTCATTATCAAAATGAAAATATCCAACAATTTAATCAATTGTCCTATCATGATGAACTATTTAATTCTATATTAACTAAAATGCTAGTACATATTGATTTGGGAGATGTCAACAATTTTTATAATGATAGTTATGTTGATCTTCGTGTGTTTGAACATTTAGATTGTGCCTTTGTTCAAATTGGCACAGAAGTTGA contains:
- a CDS encoding DoxX family protein; its protein translation is MKKITRLLYSFILITAGILHFTRRKNFVFIMPKIIPFRSFFVLFTGICEILAGIALFFNLFKKLAGTLLTIFMILIYPVNIYMAIKKKPLGPNQKAYPAALWLRLPLQIPLIIGAYRWSLEEKKSTEK
- a CDS encoding YkvA family protein, whose product is MSKLSKKTKVALLGAGLYVIIPLDLIPDFIVGFGQVDDLGVATYLLKCLYADLKKSKKARIL
- a CDS encoding helix-turn-helix domain-containing protein; the encoded protein is MSRGFLLKQKAFLKLYLLEIAASPKDYGSVVLDDLRAKFKPYGYSPSHTEFYKTYKELYKQGFVKRRSEIKGDPHENIQEVFIYYLTEKGKEELEVYRKLMKVELERSIGILQTALEDHYGPVKK
- a CDS encoding sensor histidine kinase, whose product is MKKYKNNQSLYLLLAHILFVLLVFLTTLLYGSARMSTSLRHEAYKLFPTHIWIEETIYRYKDIEDLSELLQMIPKDNEYIYLYDTEAKKRALYFKDSTVLSPQYADMDEMLIPLLNSLLKQIDLGNVYNAYIDQHIDIQLAEHENSMHIQIGHDVETDAFTGKIVAFRDVTKSLLVEFKNTLGQCFLIFGLSCSFIILNYKLMKKVYYSPLEKMTEHYLKMSRFHLEPFTYDQPFIPEVQKTVNAVNKTMLDLQDGLKESKSFLDEMVHEIKNPAHNIKNEIELIDDMLPEADEEIKSRLQSVMNETTNITSLLSSIKIIYDLYYLGAAPPDSWLNPIEKIKPIYEEYKEKYPNRQFHFKYHINPNIHIWIDPGSIELMIRNLLDNAIKYSKDGSTIFIGIREYKAVNKILIDVINSDSSIEYSNLGKVFGKYYRTNQAKAKTDGIGIGLWLVQSIAEIYKANVHVHSSTNTTGFVFSTKHYKEVVQKDHHTENKAIPS